A single Struthio camelus isolate bStrCam1 chromosome 8, bStrCam1.hap1, whole genome shotgun sequence DNA region contains:
- the CDC7 gene encoding cell division cycle 7-related protein kinase isoform X2, whose product METVLKSHCDEQHPQEAEELQRKQEQNKQLSGIKKDIEKLYEAVPQLVNVFKIKEKIGEGTFSSVYLATAQLQTGYEEKMALKHLIPTSHPLRIAAELQCLTVAGGQDNVMGVKYCFRKNDHVVIVMPYLEHESFLDILNSLSFEEVREYMFNLFKALRRIHHFGIVHRDVKPSNFLYNRRLKEYALVDFGLAQGTPDTKIELLKTTQSEGQQEDSVHHSVQRSVFGERNFNVSSSTYQENSSTKLIKQSKMIDVSSRKLVTKKKIISTKTVSSGVARKAASGCPSNLACDCYATDRVCSICLSRRQQVAPRAGTPGFRAPEVLTKCPTQTTAIDMWSAGIVFLSLLSGRYPFYKASDDLTALAQIMTVRGSRETIQAAKTFGKSVLCTQDVPAQNLRTLCEKLRGTNSSCTRSKDDTHTDSVNDLDLPVETDKQCAPKTLGKEIQHIQSCQESDGALEVKATDMKGWDQVPDDAYDLLDKLLDLNPATRITAKEALLHPFFKDMRL is encoded by the exons ATGGAGACAGTGTTGAAGTCTCATTGTGATGAACAGCACCCCCAAGAGGCTGAAGAATTGCAGAGGAAgcaggagcagaacaagcagcttTCAG gaataaaaaaagacattgaaaaaCTTTATGAAGCAGTGCCACAGCTTGTAAACGTgttcaaaattaaggaaaaaattgGAGAAG GTACTTTTAGTTCTGTTTACTTGGCCACAGCACAGTTACAAACAGGATATGAGGAAAAGATGGCTCTGAAGCACTTGATTCCAACCAGCCACCCTCTGCGAATTGCTGCAGAACTTCAGTGTCTCACGGTAGCAGG GGGACAGGATAATGTTATGGGAGTTAAATACTGCTTTAGGAAAAATGATCATGTGGTTATTGTTATGCCATATCTGGAACATGAATCCTTCTTG GACATTCTGAATTCTCTTTCCTTTGAAGAAGTGAGAGAATACATGTTTAATCTGTTTAAAGCATTGAGGCGCATTCATCACTTTGGTATTGTTCACCGTGACGTCAAGCCCAGTAACTTCCTCTACAACAGGCGGCTAAAAGA GTATGCCTTGGTAGATTTTGGCTTGGCACAAGGAACACCTGATACGAAAATTGAACTTCTCAAAACCACCCAGTCTGAAGGCCAGCAGG AGGATTCTGTGCACCATTCTGTTCAGCGCTCTGTCTTTGGAGAGAGGAATTTCAATGTCTCTAGTTCCACATACCAGGAGAACTCCAGTACAAAA CTCATAAAGCAATCGAAGATGATAGATGTTTCATCTAGGAAGTTAGTAACCAAGAAGAAGATTATTTCTACCAAAACAGTAAGCAGTGGGGTAGCCAGAAAAGCTGCCAGTGGTTGTCCATCAAACCTGGCCTGTGACTGTTATGCAACGGATAGAGTTTGCAGCATTTGCCTTTCAAG GCGTCAGCAAGTTGCTCCAAGGGCAGGAACACCTGGATTCAGAGCACCAGAAGTATTAACAAAGTGTCCCACTCAGACAACAG CAATTGACATGTGGTCTGCAGGAATTGTATTCCTTTCTCTGCTCAGTGGACGGTATCCATTTTACAAAGCAAGTGATGATTTAACTGCTTTGGCACAAATAATGACAGTTCGTGGATCCAGAGAAACCATTCAGGCTGCTAAAACTTTTG gtaaatcAGTTCTGTGTACCCAAGATGTGCCAGCACAAAACTTAAGAACCCTCTGTGAGAAGTTGAGAGGAACAAACAGCAGCTGTACCCGATCCAAGGATGATACGCACACCGATTCTGTAAATGACCTAGATTTGCCAGTTGAAACAGACAAACAATGTGCTCCGAAGACGCTCGGAAAAGAAATTCAACACATACAGAGCTGTCAGGAAAGTGATGGTGCTTTGGAAGTTAAGGCAACAGACATGAAAGGATGGGATCAGGTTCCTGATGATGCATATGACCTACTTGATAAGCTACTAGACTTAAACCCCGCAACAAGAATAACTGCGAAAGAGGCTTTGCTgcatcctttttttaaagatatgagACTTTGA
- the CDC7 gene encoding cell division cycle 7-related protein kinase isoform X3 gives MGVKYCFRKNDHVVIVMPYLEHESFLDILNSLSFEEVREYMFNLFKALRRIHHFGIVHRDVKPSNFLYNRRLKEYALVDFGLAQGTPDTKIELLKTTQSEGQQGSCLQNNPIVALGNEVSVSVTAPKQIAQQSASKASDKRSSSLSKIQSKQGRGGKEDSVHHSVQRSVFGERNFNVSSSTYQENSSTKLIKQSKMIDVSSRKLVTKKKIISTKTVSSGVARKAASGCPSNLACDCYATDRVCSICLSRRQQVAPRAGTPGFRAPEVLTKCPTQTTAIDMWSAGIVFLSLLSGRYPFYKASDDLTALAQIMTVRGSRETIQAAKTFGKSVLCTQDVPAQNLRTLCEKLRGTNSSCTRSKDDTHTDSVNDLDLPVETDKQCAPKTLGKEIQHIQSCQESDGALEVKATDMKGWDQVPDDAYDLLDKLLDLNPATRITAKEALLHPFFKDMRL, from the exons ATGGGAGTTAAATACTGCTTTAGGAAAAATGATCATGTGGTTATTGTTATGCCATATCTGGAACATGAATCCTTCTTG GACATTCTGAATTCTCTTTCCTTTGAAGAAGTGAGAGAATACATGTTTAATCTGTTTAAAGCATTGAGGCGCATTCATCACTTTGGTATTGTTCACCGTGACGTCAAGCCCAGTAACTTCCTCTACAACAGGCGGCTAAAAGA GTATGCCTTGGTAGATTTTGGCTTGGCACAAGGAACACCTGATACGAAAATTGAACTTCTCAAAACCACCCAGTCTGAAGGCCAGCAGGGAAGTTGCTTGCAAAATAATCCCATCGTAGCCTTGGGAAATGAGGTTTCTGTCAGTGTCACAGCACCTAAACAGATAGCTCAACAGTCAGCCTCGAAAGCATCTGATAAAAGGTCCAGCTCACTTTCAAAAATACAGAGTaaacaaggaagaggaggaaag GAGGATTCTGTGCACCATTCTGTTCAGCGCTCTGTCTTTGGAGAGAGGAATTTCAATGTCTCTAGTTCCACATACCAGGAGAACTCCAGTACAAAA CTCATAAAGCAATCGAAGATGATAGATGTTTCATCTAGGAAGTTAGTAACCAAGAAGAAGATTATTTCTACCAAAACAGTAAGCAGTGGGGTAGCCAGAAAAGCTGCCAGTGGTTGTCCATCAAACCTGGCCTGTGACTGTTATGCAACGGATAGAGTTTGCAGCATTTGCCTTTCAAG GCGTCAGCAAGTTGCTCCAAGGGCAGGAACACCTGGATTCAGAGCACCAGAAGTATTAACAAAGTGTCCCACTCAGACAACAG CAATTGACATGTGGTCTGCAGGAATTGTATTCCTTTCTCTGCTCAGTGGACGGTATCCATTTTACAAAGCAAGTGATGATTTAACTGCTTTGGCACAAATAATGACAGTTCGTGGATCCAGAGAAACCATTCAGGCTGCTAAAACTTTTG gtaaatcAGTTCTGTGTACCCAAGATGTGCCAGCACAAAACTTAAGAACCCTCTGTGAGAAGTTGAGAGGAACAAACAGCAGCTGTACCCGATCCAAGGATGATACGCACACCGATTCTGTAAATGACCTAGATTTGCCAGTTGAAACAGACAAACAATGTGCTCCGAAGACGCTCGGAAAAGAAATTCAACACATACAGAGCTGTCAGGAAAGTGATGGTGCTTTGGAAGTTAAGGCAACAGACATGAAAGGATGGGATCAGGTTCCTGATGATGCATATGACCTACTTGATAAGCTACTAGACTTAAACCCCGCAACAAGAATAACTGCGAAAGAGGCTTTGCTgcatcctttttttaaagatatgagACTTTGA
- the CDC7 gene encoding cell division cycle 7-related protein kinase isoform X4, with product METVLKSHCDEQHPQEAEELQRKQEQNKQLSGIKKDIEKLYEAVPQLVNVFKIKEKIGEGTFSSVYLATAQLQTGYEEKMALKHLIPTSHPLRIAAELQCLTVAGGQDNVMGVKYCFRKNDHVVIVMPYLEHESFLDILNSLSFEEVREYMFNLFKALRRIHHFGIVHRDVKPSNFLYNRRLKEYALVDFGLAQGTPDTKIELLKTTQSEGQQGSCLQNNPIVALGNEVSVSVTAPKQIAQQSASKASDKRSSSLSKIQSKQGRGGKEDSVHHSVQRSVFGERNFNVSSSTYQENSSTKLIKQSKMIDVSSRKLVTKKKIISTKTVSSGVARKAASGCPSNLACDCYATDRVCSICLSRRQQVAPRAGTPGFRAPEVLTKCPTQTTAIDMWSAGIVFLSLLSGRYPFYKASDDLTALAQIMTVRGSRETIQAAKTFGPLEVKYAN from the exons ATGGAGACAGTGTTGAAGTCTCATTGTGATGAACAGCACCCCCAAGAGGCTGAAGAATTGCAGAGGAAgcaggagcagaacaagcagcttTCAG gaataaaaaaagacattgaaaaaCTTTATGAAGCAGTGCCACAGCTTGTAAACGTgttcaaaattaaggaaaaaattgGAGAAG GTACTTTTAGTTCTGTTTACTTGGCCACAGCACAGTTACAAACAGGATATGAGGAAAAGATGGCTCTGAAGCACTTGATTCCAACCAGCCACCCTCTGCGAATTGCTGCAGAACTTCAGTGTCTCACGGTAGCAGG GGGACAGGATAATGTTATGGGAGTTAAATACTGCTTTAGGAAAAATGATCATGTGGTTATTGTTATGCCATATCTGGAACATGAATCCTTCTTG GACATTCTGAATTCTCTTTCCTTTGAAGAAGTGAGAGAATACATGTTTAATCTGTTTAAAGCATTGAGGCGCATTCATCACTTTGGTATTGTTCACCGTGACGTCAAGCCCAGTAACTTCCTCTACAACAGGCGGCTAAAAGA GTATGCCTTGGTAGATTTTGGCTTGGCACAAGGAACACCTGATACGAAAATTGAACTTCTCAAAACCACCCAGTCTGAAGGCCAGCAGGGAAGTTGCTTGCAAAATAATCCCATCGTAGCCTTGGGAAATGAGGTTTCTGTCAGTGTCACAGCACCTAAACAGATAGCTCAACAGTCAGCCTCGAAAGCATCTGATAAAAGGTCCAGCTCACTTTCAAAAATACAGAGTaaacaaggaagaggaggaaag GAGGATTCTGTGCACCATTCTGTTCAGCGCTCTGTCTTTGGAGAGAGGAATTTCAATGTCTCTAGTTCCACATACCAGGAGAACTCCAGTACAAAA CTCATAAAGCAATCGAAGATGATAGATGTTTCATCTAGGAAGTTAGTAACCAAGAAGAAGATTATTTCTACCAAAACAGTAAGCAGTGGGGTAGCCAGAAAAGCTGCCAGTGGTTGTCCATCAAACCTGGCCTGTGACTGTTATGCAACGGATAGAGTTTGCAGCATTTGCCTTTCAAG GCGTCAGCAAGTTGCTCCAAGGGCAGGAACACCTGGATTCAGAGCACCAGAAGTATTAACAAAGTGTCCCACTCAGACAACAG CAATTGACATGTGGTCTGCAGGAATTGTATTCCTTTCTCTGCTCAGTGGACGGTATCCATTTTACAAAGCAAGTGATGATTTAACTGCTTTGGCACAAATAATGACAGTTCGTGGATCCAGAGAAACCATTCAGGCTGCTAAAACTTTTG GGCCACTTGAGGTGAAATATGCCAACTGA
- the CDC7 gene encoding cell division cycle 7-related protein kinase isoform X1, giving the protein METVLKSHCDEQHPQEAEELQRKQEQNKQLSGIKKDIEKLYEAVPQLVNVFKIKEKIGEGTFSSVYLATAQLQTGYEEKMALKHLIPTSHPLRIAAELQCLTVAGGQDNVMGVKYCFRKNDHVVIVMPYLEHESFLDILNSLSFEEVREYMFNLFKALRRIHHFGIVHRDVKPSNFLYNRRLKEYALVDFGLAQGTPDTKIELLKTTQSEGQQGSCLQNNPIVALGNEVSVSVTAPKQIAQQSASKASDKRSSSLSKIQSKQGRGGKEDSVHHSVQRSVFGERNFNVSSSTYQENSSTKLIKQSKMIDVSSRKLVTKKKIISTKTVSSGVARKAASGCPSNLACDCYATDRVCSICLSRRQQVAPRAGTPGFRAPEVLTKCPTQTTAIDMWSAGIVFLSLLSGRYPFYKASDDLTALAQIMTVRGSRETIQAAKTFGKSVLCTQDVPAQNLRTLCEKLRGTNSSCTRSKDDTHTDSVNDLDLPVETDKQCAPKTLGKEIQHIQSCQESDGALEVKATDMKGWDQVPDDAYDLLDKLLDLNPATRITAKEALLHPFFKDMRL; this is encoded by the exons ATGGAGACAGTGTTGAAGTCTCATTGTGATGAACAGCACCCCCAAGAGGCTGAAGAATTGCAGAGGAAgcaggagcagaacaagcagcttTCAG gaataaaaaaagacattgaaaaaCTTTATGAAGCAGTGCCACAGCTTGTAAACGTgttcaaaattaaggaaaaaattgGAGAAG GTACTTTTAGTTCTGTTTACTTGGCCACAGCACAGTTACAAACAGGATATGAGGAAAAGATGGCTCTGAAGCACTTGATTCCAACCAGCCACCCTCTGCGAATTGCTGCAGAACTTCAGTGTCTCACGGTAGCAGG GGGACAGGATAATGTTATGGGAGTTAAATACTGCTTTAGGAAAAATGATCATGTGGTTATTGTTATGCCATATCTGGAACATGAATCCTTCTTG GACATTCTGAATTCTCTTTCCTTTGAAGAAGTGAGAGAATACATGTTTAATCTGTTTAAAGCATTGAGGCGCATTCATCACTTTGGTATTGTTCACCGTGACGTCAAGCCCAGTAACTTCCTCTACAACAGGCGGCTAAAAGA GTATGCCTTGGTAGATTTTGGCTTGGCACAAGGAACACCTGATACGAAAATTGAACTTCTCAAAACCACCCAGTCTGAAGGCCAGCAGGGAAGTTGCTTGCAAAATAATCCCATCGTAGCCTTGGGAAATGAGGTTTCTGTCAGTGTCACAGCACCTAAACAGATAGCTCAACAGTCAGCCTCGAAAGCATCTGATAAAAGGTCCAGCTCACTTTCAAAAATACAGAGTaaacaaggaagaggaggaaag GAGGATTCTGTGCACCATTCTGTTCAGCGCTCTGTCTTTGGAGAGAGGAATTTCAATGTCTCTAGTTCCACATACCAGGAGAACTCCAGTACAAAA CTCATAAAGCAATCGAAGATGATAGATGTTTCATCTAGGAAGTTAGTAACCAAGAAGAAGATTATTTCTACCAAAACAGTAAGCAGTGGGGTAGCCAGAAAAGCTGCCAGTGGTTGTCCATCAAACCTGGCCTGTGACTGTTATGCAACGGATAGAGTTTGCAGCATTTGCCTTTCAAG GCGTCAGCAAGTTGCTCCAAGGGCAGGAACACCTGGATTCAGAGCACCAGAAGTATTAACAAAGTGTCCCACTCAGACAACAG CAATTGACATGTGGTCTGCAGGAATTGTATTCCTTTCTCTGCTCAGTGGACGGTATCCATTTTACAAAGCAAGTGATGATTTAACTGCTTTGGCACAAATAATGACAGTTCGTGGATCCAGAGAAACCATTCAGGCTGCTAAAACTTTTG gtaaatcAGTTCTGTGTACCCAAGATGTGCCAGCACAAAACTTAAGAACCCTCTGTGAGAAGTTGAGAGGAACAAACAGCAGCTGTACCCGATCCAAGGATGATACGCACACCGATTCTGTAAATGACCTAGATTTGCCAGTTGAAACAGACAAACAATGTGCTCCGAAGACGCTCGGAAAAGAAATTCAACACATACAGAGCTGTCAGGAAAGTGATGGTGCTTTGGAAGTTAAGGCAACAGACATGAAAGGATGGGATCAGGTTCCTGATGATGCATATGACCTACTTGATAAGCTACTAGACTTAAACCCCGCAACAAGAATAACTGCGAAAGAGGCTTTGCTgcatcctttttttaaagatatgagACTTTGA